In the genome of Myripristis murdjan chromosome 21, fMyrMur1.1, whole genome shotgun sequence, the window ATGGTCACCATTTTCCAGGTACGTCCATGTTTTTTGCCATCTAGTCACATATATCAGAGCTttaagacaaatacaagattCTCAGTTGTTGTACGATGTGGAGACGACCAGTTCCACTTGAGAACCAGAGCTGTCTCCCTCCAAGCTTATCAGTTCCTTATTTAAATGCCAggaaggagttttttttttgcccgaGTCCAAGCACTGGAGAGGGGGAGATAGTACACAGGCATGTCCTCcgtattttcccttctcccagTATGTGGGGAAAAGGCACCGAAAAATGAGGGCAGTACCTCTGCAGCTTCCCTTTTCCCAGGGACCAAAAAAAGGTTGATTACAGGAGGATTTCAAACACCAGGAGAagggaaaacacagaggcactgCCTGTGTATTTTCAGTTGTGTTGACACTGAAAACCTTTGTAGGCCttttcccccccacacacagaaaattgATCAGGAATCAACAACGGAATCGGACCAATAAGCAGAATCAATAACAGCACTGATATCAATAAAATCTTCACATCCCAAGGCATAAATCATCAAACCCATCTGAACCTTCCAGGTGATAATGTACCCCAAACATGTGATTTTCATCGGCTGCACCATGTAAAGCCTGCCAAACGATGTCAAAGTGGTTTTGATATTGGTTAAATATTTTAGTCTGTAAACAAAAAATCCAGACCTGCATTATCATGGTCATCTATTCTCATTAGAGCAAATCTAATTCCGGAAAACAGACTTTGCAGAAACATATCATCCCGTTGAAGAAACAGCTGAATGAAGCCTTGCTACTACGTGTTGCCTCTCACCATCAGTGGCAGTGTCCCAGTAGCAGGAATTGGCCGTGTGGAGACCAGCGCCGCTCTTTTGCATGATGGCACAATTTACTGCAAGACACCAGAGAGCAGTGCCATTAGCATCCATGTTTGTCTGTTAGTACGAGAGATATATTTTGTCAACATCATCTGCTGAGATCATATTGACCCCGCATGTAACAGCTGGGTGCTTCACCTATGTATTTGAAGGACCTCCCTTGTTTAACCAGGTGAGTGAGAGTGTGCTCCACTATACTGGCCGTCCACTGGTTCACTTTGTTCTGGTTATAATCCGTCCCACCGATGACACCTTCAATACACTGAGACAAAGGCATGGAGAGAAAGTTGCATCATATCAAAGAGTGCTTTTACGATACACAAAAGCTTCAGCAATGTTTTATGAAGGCTtccagtgataaaaaaaaaaaaaaaatgctacctCTTTAACAGACGCGCTGGCCTCATCAGCATTGAAGAGCACCTGCAacaggaattttttttaaaaaagtgattaaTTAGCGGCATGTGGGAAGTGTAACCATGGAGATATTTTTGCTTCCTTTTTCTGGTGCCTGGAGACACAGAGTCTTAGAGAGTGAAATGTTTACAGTCAGGCAGTGACTGTGCCATGGGTAGGAAGACTGAATTACTCATCAGTGTCATTTGGGGCGGCAAGTGGTTCACAACTATGGGTCATATTTTAATACGACAGCTGCTGCATAGGAGGAAACTTTTCAGATTTTATGAATGTCAAGTGTGTGCCTTGCAGATGAGTGGTTCCTTTAGCATAAGTGAACCCAAATACAGAGACATTTCTTGAGACCCGATGAGTAGGCAGTCTACAGTTTTTCTGCTATGTAGGACGTGTTTCTCTAATCGAACACCTACATTAAGCCACCGAATAAGTTTCTTCAATTCAAATAAGTGATGAAATACCGATTAAGATGTAACATTACACACTGCTCAGTTTGTGCTATTTCCTTTAAATTAACAATAgtacaaacaaaatgtatgtaacgtataaaatacatatgaacaatttacatatttttacacTAGGGGAATACAGATCAATACAAAGATTTTTAACACAACATGAGCTattagttttaattttgttttatagtgTGAAATTGAATAAATATATTGTTTGAACTCTATACTAAAGGCAAtaagcagggttttttttactAGTAAAATTACATTCATAGACATGGATTTTGGCCGTTATAGTAAAACTTATCATGTACTCATTTTCCACTCTGTTCTAATTTAACGAGAAGCAAATGAGCTTTGTCACCCGACAGTTTAATAATGATCATTACGTCCTCAGTGCTCAGTTTAAGCACGGTGGTGAGCTCCTGTACCTGGAATCCTAAATTCTCACTCAacttctaaccctaaccccctgacACTGTATCCCATCAAACCTAACCCACACTCCACGTTAATGCTGGTTTAATTACACAGTAATAATATAGTGTACGTGAACAGGCTGCATCAATTCAACACTATTTATTCGTCTCTCTTCACACAGAGCATGACATGACAGATCTGCTGCCAGATacacagcagctcagaggaTTATAATCCAGATTATGTGCCTCAGGATGTGCAACAGAGAGGTGTTCCAGGTATTGTGCAGGACAGAGGAGGCAAAACCGCCTCAGCAGGACAACAGAAGGACTGAGTTGCCTCCTGCTCAGAGTTGTAATATAATGAGGAGCTGTCCGGGGCCTGCAGCAGGGCCGATGACAACATCACTGAAAGATGGTTCATCACAGTCTGTTAACCACAGACGACATAACTGCTGAGGTTGTGATCTGCACCAGCTGGAAGGATGACACAAGACATGAGCTGACAGCTTTCATCGGCCTTGCTCGTGTAGCAGGGAGCGATAGAAGTTGTGATGCATCCAGACAGGAGCTGCTTACAGTCCCCCCTTTCTACTCCAATGTACAAGGCTACTATCGGCCTCACCAGATTTAAAGATATTCAGTGCTTCCTGGGGTTTTATGACAAAAGACACGAGACTACTGCTGGCAAACTGACCACACAGCAGCTTTCAGGCACAGAATGTGTTTACTGATTGAGTGATtgcttttatttcagtttcttaAACCATTTACAGTGTCCTTGCAAAGATGTATAGATATGAAAAACACTATCTAAATAAGTATTTTATTCCATAACATTAGATGATAAACCAAGATTGTGCAATaagtaatttatttcatttctcctcttttctttcaaacTCTAAGCCACATATGTGATCTGTTCCCTATAAACTGCAAACAGTGGTTCCTCCCCTGTGACTGTGACCACTGATGAACAACTGGAGCCAAGTGTAGCTTTAAAATCTTCTGGGCATGTGATGCACGGGTTTCTTATATCTATGTACACGGGAAGACAGCGAGGACATGTGCCAATCAGAGCTGTCCACGTGGCAAAGACAGCAAAAGTGAACGGCTGTGTGCAAAACCAGTGCCTGTAAAAATAATACCTACAGCAAATGAATGAAGGTTTTAGCACAGTGGAGTGCAGTGACGTCATGTTTTAAATTAGTTTTATGATTATACAGCACAACCTGTTGACCACACTGACATCCTGAACACATAAACTTGCTTTTTTAAGGTAGTTGATTGTTGATGGAATCTATGCAGCTTTTACAGTGAACATGTGTTTAACTGTAACagtattttaaacatttgacaCTTGATTATCAGTAAAACATACAGTTAAAAATAATTCACATTATATATAATCCCTAGAAGCCAATTCATGTATCCTTCATTGACATAAGAGTGAATTTTCTTTCCAATTATGTCTTTAAGGGTTCAACCAATCAGAGATGAGGACCTGTTTCAAGGTGCGACGTTCAGGGCCACGACTCGTAAATCGGACAAAATCAGGCACCTATTATTTACAATTTCTAATTTATGTTTCCTACAACTAACCTGGCCATGTTGTAACTTAGGAACATGAATGTCGAGCATGCCGTAGCTCACACACGTATATCACAACTTTACAGTACGTTATGAGTGTAAATTAAGACAGATGATAATTAAGAGGtgtaataatgaatgaatacaagTTGCATGTGGCtaaacagacagcagagagaccacGCCCTGATAATCCCGTTAGCTTAGCTTCAGTTGTTGTTAGCCCACAAAGCCGCTCGGCTtcagcttttctctctttgcactTGACATGAGCTTCATCTGAATTCTGTATTATTGTAATAATTTTACCTCATCTCCGGAATTATACTCCTCCATTCTCACTGACACAGTCTTTCCCTGCTGGTTGTGACAATAACACCGCTGTGAGGATGCTGTATTGTTCCTGTTGAGCTGCTTCTGTGCAAAGTCAACGAGCGGAGGAAACACACACCGCTACCGTCTGATAAGTGACGATTAAAATATATATCGCCGCCCAGTGGCTGAATTTTAATACTACAAGTATTTTCTCCGAGGCAAACCCTCAGACAGCATTAAAGGGCATTCattgaaaacatttaaacaaaatacgcactcaatttttttttttttttttttttttttttttttttttttttttacataatttattttattgataggCCTAGATTTGCACTGTTGAAATTGCGCTCCCTGTAGCCCATTTGAAAATTTTCAGGAACAAATGAATTGTGAGTGATGCATTCTGTATGATAGAAACATCCCGTTTTATATGGTGCAACAACCTTCCTTCCAGCTATccaaatgtttatttatattgtaaTTAACCCCGGAAGCTCACAGCTTAGAAACAAACTTCAGTCGCTCAGAGCATGACTCCAGGGCTTCTGTGCTCAGGAGGATGTGCAGCACAGCCCGTCCTGGATGACCcacccatgtttttttttattatcgtTGTTGAGATGGTATCGAGTAATCTCAATTATTCTACATGTCACAAACTTGCCACCGCATTTACACGCACACAGTCAACTGGAAAATCATATTAAGTGTTAATATGAAATGCTCTGGCAGAGTGCTGTCTGGGTGAGGTGCTGAGGAAACTGGAGCTTTTGGCACAACAGTACATGGAGAAGGGAGCATCACATAGGCTACATCTCCTCGACCTGCACATCTGCCTTTAATTCAACATAGATGATGTAGCCCACGTGTGTGCCTTTTTGGGCGTTTATGGCCCGAGTTCTCCTTTAATGTTAATTAGTTTTTAATGGACAACAGGAGCCAGAATGCGCGCTGCACGCACAGCTGTCGCATTGTCAGATGTAAAGTCCGTTTATAGGGACTGAGTGTGCGCGTTGCATGACATCGCCTGCACTTGTACGcacagagtctctctctctctctctctctcccacacacacacacacacacacacacacacacacacacacacacacacacacacacacacaccacgcccCCTCCTCTCGGGAACACCCTGGCTGGATTTTTGCGTTCAGACGGTGCCGAGGCGCACCAACATCCGCAACCCAGCTGTGTGTCGTGAGCCGCCCGCTCCCTGAATCCTCCGTGCTCCGGTGGCACCTCACCGCCCGCTGAGCTCCCCAGGTAAGATCCCCGCTCTGTGCCTCTACTAGCCTTACTTTCACACGAAACCCAGCCCGTGTGCTAGCATATGGCACAGTCAACATGCAGCCTGACACTGTaacatgtctctctctccgtggTGACATGCGGCGCCGATCACCGACAGCGCAAACAGCCCGTTTACAGCTTGTTGAATTACACTTGGATTTCCCGTTGACGCCGGTGGAGCCGAGGCTTTTGGGTGAATAGTATTctctttttccctgttttttttttttttacaccagcaCAACAATGACCTCAGAATTAATCACAAGTCCGTGGGACCAGACAGCTCACTTCCCAGCCAAAGTTATAGGCGCATTTGGGCAGGTGCAATGCAGCAAAAAgctcattttttgtatttttccgcCGGCGGAGCTCCGCTGGTTTAACCGCACATTAACCAACTATTAATCCATCAACCAGGcgagaaaataaatgtttgactcATGCTGAGAATAGGTTCCATCAGTTAACCTATAACCATAGCCTAACCGGGTGGGGGTTacttattattataattgtcATAACAATAAGTAACAACACACAGTTCCGCGGGGTTGGCTTCTTATTGCTCCAGTTGCATTATTAAAGCCAAATTGCAGTCGTTCACATCAAATATTAATCTGGGTTAGCTTGTGGAATTTGCTCTTTAAGCATTTCCAAAAAGCCAATAAGAAATCTCAGTAATATTCTTATAATTTTGGCTGGTACTTAAAAGGAGATTTATGGTGACTTTGTCttaatttgttgtattttctattgttttgtGGTACCACTAAATCCCAATGGTGAAATGTATTAAAGGATTACTGTTCTTATGTTGTATGAGATCTACTGAGCCATCTTGCTGCTGTATCAAGTTGTTTTTGGCTGAGGGGAAcaggtgacagacaggcagtcctCTTATCAGTGTGTCTCTGTTAAGCCCTGCAGACTGTAGCTCTCCTCCTGGGATGCTGCTAAATGGTTGCAGGATAGGTTTTGTGGCACAGGTGAAGCAGCGTGGATTCTGCCTGATCGTGATAGCTTTCCTGGGTGAACGTGAGTTGACCGTTTCTCTGGTCAAAACACCTCAACTAATCCCACAGTGTATTTTTCAAGTGCGTCAGGAATCTATAGAGTTCATTACGTACCCTCCTCCAGTGGCTTTTGGATTCAGATTTTACTTGCCAGTTGGATTTCCTAGCAGACACAACAGttttaatataaaaaagacTGATTCAATCTCTCTTCATGGCTCTTAGTCTTGACAGACAGCTTGGTTGCTTTACAAAGCGACCAGTAATATTGACAAGCTCATCACAGccaaaattcattcattaactTACTCATTAATTTCGCCTTGAGCTCTGCTGCAAGGTATAAAATCCATGGGTTTAAGACGGGGAAGTTAAAATGAATTTGTTCTCCTTCAGGTTATGAATGACAAATGGGAGCTAAGGCATTGTCATTAGTTTTATTACAAAGCAATGAAAGTTAATGACATTTTAAACTAACCAGTCGTCTGGATATGTGAATTTATCCTTGCTTGGAAATGTCAAAGCTCAAACAACTATTTGCTGCTatttgaaaccaaaaaaaaaagagaatgactGATTGAAGGAATATCCCTAACAAATACTTTGAACTCGTTTTGTTACATGGCAAGTCCATTTCATAAATGCCAAGCCTTTTCTATCTATGTTATCTGTCCAGAATATAATTTGTGATTGTAAGCCGTCTCTAAATTGCCTCATTTGGTCCTTATGAGCCAGAGATATTGTTGATATTGAAGACGATGAGGGTATTTATCACTGTCACATAAAGCGCCCTCCCCTCGACATTAACTGAGCTTTTTTTTATAACACACATGCAAGGCTAGAGGAGAAGAAATGGGTGaataaaggaggagaggaacaggggaaaaaagggatTCCCTGGTTTCTGTACACGCAGGCAAGCCGAGAGCACatccagcacagcagcagaaagcAGCCCCAGGGAACGCAGTCACATAGCATTAGAGGTCAGCTTCTCGAAGATCCTGCAAGAGGGAGAAGggtgggaagtgtgtgtgtgtgtgtgtgtgtgtgtgtgttttgtgagtgAGTGcgcacatgcattcacacatgtAAGCATTATTTGGCAGGCATTTCTGCTAACCCAGACATGCTGCTACCAATGGTGCCAGTCTGATGTAATGAGGTTATGTTGCCACTCTCTCAGTCTGCCACACAAATCCTATTTACTCTGGACGTTTCCTTGTATTTCCACAAACAATGACTCTTGGTGCTATGGGTGGACAGGAGTTACGGAGGTGGAGACTCAGCCTGCCTTGAGCAGAGGAAAACGCTGCGTGAGTCATCGCTGACATGAGTTTTCGAAATGCATTACATACATCTGCTGTGCCGCTGCGTTGAAATGTGTCTGTGCCTTCGCGATGTTGTGCTGggtttcccctcccctcccactcACTGATGCTTCCCTGATCCGCTTTCATCCGTCGCACTCCAACTCTCAAGTGCATGCAGCGTGCCCATTTGGTATGCAGCCTGTAGACCCATGCGGGCTCAGAGATATGTCGCGTCCCCATTCAATCGCAGCCACAGCCAGGCAATCAGTGGAACCCCGTCCCCACACGGACTCCGCagatgaggagaagaaaaaaaaaaaaacccaaagctGAAATGTAATTTGGAGGTGGTGCAGAGAGGAATGACTCAACTGGATAATAGGTCCCCGTTCAGGGAGTGATGCCATGCTGTCACCCTCTCCCAACCTCTAATGTCTAAGGACACGTCCCACAGAAAGAGGACGGggagttgtttgtgtgtgtgtgtgtgtgagttacaTTAAAGGCATCATTAATCACATTCACCAACAGTGATGCATGCATTTCAAGGTGTCTCATAATAAACTGTGATGACGTCTAATTAACAATCAACAACGcgtcactgaagctgcatcacagtTATATTGAGTAAAATATCCAATCCAAGATGGCAAGATGTTTTATGGATGCAGCACTCCATCATAGAATCCATcatgggaatttcccagtttgggatcaataaagtaaatctatctatctatctatctatctagaaaCAGATAATAGAGTAGAAAATATCTTGTTGTCTTGTGTATCATtgtatacacatttccctgtagtTCAGCAGGATATGTTTGGTGACTTTGGAGACCTTGGGATGTCCACTGGAATTtaaataaaggtgtgtgtgtttgagcaaaGCACGGCCATGCAGCAGTGACGATACATTAAGGCCAGCTGCAGTGACATCAGGAGATACAAGCAGTCGGCTGAGCGAAGCGTGACAACACGCAGAGTTTATAACGAATAACGAAACACAGCGACATAGGTTATACTTTAGTCTTATCGCACAGTCACATCATGATGATATGATGACACTGTGACTGTGCTTTCTAAAATTACTATTAAAAACTATTTCACCAGCAAAATGATGTTTCAAGTATAACGGACTGAGAAACAGACATTCAGAAATATTGTTATCATTTGAAAACTTCAAAGCGTGGTTTGACATCAGACTTTAACACTGATATGCACAACATCCTCCAGCTGGAGATCTAGTTGGAACATCAGGCGCTGTGTTGGACTCAGCGAGAAGCAGATTTGTTTTCCCCATACCCACAGCGCATATGTTAGCTGCAACTTTGAGATTTTTAGCACCTCTGAAACGAAACCAGTGATCCTCAGACGCAGCCCTCGGGTTCTAGAGTAAAGCTCGTTTATGATTCTGCCAGGTAGTTTCAACAGGAAAACATAATTATTGACCCAGCAGAATAGAAAAGGAGTAGAACTCTGGACCCCGAGGACCACATTCAAGAATTACTGATCTGAggcaacagttttgttttggctgcaaAGACTCATTGATCTGTCCTGGTTGCTCAGCCAGCCAAGGTGCCTCTCATGTGCTCAgtacattttgtctttttctgtttaacTCTTCTCTTTGCTGCACCTGCAATTCTAATGTATACAGtttaatgaagcagaaataccaTAGAgctaatctaaaaaaaaaaaaacatccacgtGCTGTTCAGCACAGTAATAATGACAGGATTATTTtaggacacagacacagaggattCCCCATCAGCCCTGCTTCTGCTCAAAAGCACCAGGCAAGCAGCAGTAAAACAGAGATGACTCCTATGAAATATTCAGGTTTGCTGGTGAAAGAGGGGAGGCTGTTTATAACCACGGCGTCTCTTTGtgaggcagcagcagaagcCGTCCCTGAAAGTGGGTTAATAAGATCCAgagtctgtgtttctctctcatctcttgtTCTGAAAGCACTCAAAAGAGAAGaacacagcaacagcacagTGATCATTAGATGTTTGGTTGAGGAACAAAGGCTTTCGTCATGTTAAGTTTTCAGAAGAGACGCATCTTACGCCGTAAAAGATCAAAGGTGTACACAAAGCCTTCTTTTCGGTTATAGTTTTATTACTGCTCGTAACCTCTTACCGCTGCTCAGAGGTTGCTGTTTTCTCACCAGGGTCCTCAAGGATGTGCTCGCCAGAAGTTTATAAATCTTTAAGTTATTTGGCTtccatctttccatctttcctctTCTGGGGAGCTGTCCATTCAGAGGCAAAAGagcatttaatttcattctCTAAAGCTggagattttacattttgtgtagATGTGCGTTTATCCAACAACCAGCCTCCTTGGCTGCACTTGGCTCTGCTTAGACTTTGCTTTGCAATCCTAAATGGTGCCTGATCCTTTGGGTAGAAAGTTGACTGTGTCTAGATGAGGACGGACAACCAACCAGGTGACCAGGACCTTCACACtgctcctttccttttctccgATAGAGACATCACTGTAGTGTATCTCACAGGATGGACATGGCAATGGCTGATTACATTGATTGCTGAGGGAGGAAGGGTCCCTGCAGTCATCAATTATAGTACCCCACTCTTTGGTGTGTAGTATTCCTGTCTCTGTCGCCTCGCACACAGAGGCTCTCATTATGTGAGTAATTAACACAGTTAATAACCGTACGAGCTGATTACTAGAACATGCATTGGGAAAGATGCAGATTGATCGCAGAGAGAGAAGTAGGCAAGGAGGGAAAGAATTATATGAGTTGATTTTAATTGCATGCCTTTTTGTTAAAGGTCTGAGTGCAGCGCGGAAGGCACTAATGGAAATataaagaccaaaaaaaaaaaaaaaaagagagagaagaaaaataaaggacTGCATAATTAAACTAACATGTCTAGGATGTCTCAATTTAGAGCACACGGGGTCCCTGATATGACATGTTATGTCTTAATTAATCATAAGcacttatttaattatttattctaAAAAGATAATTATTATAGtactcttttattttcctttgcagTAGTTTGGTTTGCTGTCATCAGCTCCGTGTTTGATCTAAACAGATTTCAAGGTCACTGCTGTAATAACGGAAAAATGCAACGGCTGCTTCTTAAAATTGAAAAAGcagtttgttttcagtttttgaattatttattaatatgtaAACTGAACTATAGTAATTATGAGTGTgggctgtttttcctctttgatgGACGTATTTCAGTTCTAGATaccaaatttgttttattttgtaaaatgacAAGCTTTTGTAACACAGTTAAGTTGCT includes:
- the dynlt3 gene encoding dynein light chain Tctex-type 3, coding for MEEYNSGDEVLFNADEASASVKECIEGVIGGTDYNQNKVNQWTASIVEHTLTHLVKQGRSFKYIVNCAIMQKSGAGLHTANSCYWDTATDGSCTVRWENRTMYCVVSVFAVAVTL